Proteins from a single region of Desulfobacter postgatei 2ac9:
- the pdxA gene encoding 4-hydroxythreonine-4-phosphate dehydrogenase PdxA, with product MNTQSDRPILGISMGDPAGIGPEIVIKSLADPEILNLCTPVVLGDFKILKQADFNYKILQKLVITDDLISDFSNFPKGFLLQLSSLNPDVTKLGHPTPETGRAMETYINTGVDLALSGAIDALVTGPITKTGLKLAGSPFHGHTELIAHKTGTENFAMMMAGPRLKVVLTTIHIPLSQVPGRLSSMEITRIINLTRETLITRFGIPNPRLAVAGLNPHAGEQGMFGNEEADVILPAVLQAREKGFDITGPLPPDTVFFHAVEGRFDAVICIYHDQGLIPFKLVHFRDGVNTTIGLPIIRTSVDHGTAYDIAWTGKADPTSMKEAIKMAAVQAVNQKRHGNRNGN from the coding sequence ATGAATACCCAATCAGACCGGCCTATTCTTGGCATAAGCATGGGAGATCCGGCAGGGATCGGTCCTGAAATAGTGATTAAAAGCCTTGCCGATCCTGAAATCCTAAATTTATGTACGCCTGTTGTCTTAGGTGATTTTAAAATATTAAAACAAGCAGATTTTAATTATAAAATATTACAAAAGTTAGTCATAACAGACGATTTAATCAGCGATTTTTCTAATTTTCCCAAAGGGTTTCTGCTCCAACTTTCCAGCCTGAACCCGGATGTCACTAAACTTGGGCACCCCACCCCGGAGACCGGCCGCGCCATGGAAACCTATATCAATACCGGGGTGGATCTTGCCCTGTCCGGTGCCATTGATGCCCTGGTTACAGGCCCCATTACCAAAACAGGCCTGAAACTGGCCGGATCACCCTTTCATGGTCACACAGAGTTGATTGCACATAAAACAGGCACTGAAAATTTTGCAATGATGATGGCAGGACCGCGCCTGAAAGTGGTTTTAACGACTATTCACATCCCCTTGTCCCAGGTGCCGGGACGGCTAAGCAGCATGGAAATAACAAGGATCATCAATCTGACCCGGGAGACCCTGATCACAAGATTCGGTATACCCAACCCCAGGCTTGCCGTGGCAGGCTTGAATCCCCATGCAGGGGAACAGGGCATGTTCGGTAACGAAGAAGCGGATGTCATTTTACCGGCAGTTTTGCAGGCCCGGGAAAAAGGGTTTGACATCACAGGCCCTCTGCCCCCGGATACCGTATTTTTCCACGCGGTTGAGGGTCGTTTTGACGCCGTGATTTGCATCTACCACGACCAGGGGCTCATTCCTTTCAAGCTGGTGCATTTCAGGGACGGGGTTAACACCACCATCGGGCTTCCCATCATACGCACATCCGTGGATCACGGTACCGCCTATGACATTGCCTGGACAGGTAAAGCAGACCCCACAAGCATGAAAGAGGCCATTAAAATGGCGGCTGTCCAGGCGGTGAATCAAAAACGGCATGGCAATCGTAATGGCAATTGA
- the dnaA gene encoding chromosomal replication initiator protein DnaA yields MDSFLKEVKLHIKELVPDHCYRMWIEPVVLSTHDAETIVLSVPNDFYVKRLKENYQGYFEEGFLRLGQKGRIEFKVGKKKLRSGQINSNFGQTQKNRAQTTSGVMPGILSPLSFPSDFHPQLPGMTPAFHCGRMLKKNFTFDDFVVGDNSSFAYTASLYLAQGKLNGTGVLFLLGKTGLGKSHLSQAVGHHMLSQDGGKRVFYVTAEDFTNEMIYSLRNNSIDQFKEKYRLKCDVLILEDVHFLTGKSATQKELAMTLDYLIDADKKIIFSGCERPDEIPKLNDNLKSRLNMGVVTEIKAPDFGTRVKILNKKSKAIQCVLPTPVTEYIAQEACNDVRQLESALLSVVTRGQLMNRKIDIELARNVLEKMTGTRKRITIDLIKKMVCEAFEVSEQELVSKSRKQRIVKPRQVAIFLSKKYTDQPIKTIGASFKRYHATAIYSINAVEKEMEQKGQRYEQIRYLADKLESGSF; encoded by the coding sequence ATGGATTCGTTTTTAAAAGAAGTCAAATTACATATTAAAGAACTAGTTCCAGACCATTGTTACCGCATGTGGATTGAACCCGTGGTGTTGTCCACCCATGATGCTGAAACTATTGTCTTGTCAGTGCCTAATGACTTCTATGTCAAACGGCTCAAAGAAAATTATCAGGGCTATTTTGAAGAGGGATTTTTGCGTTTAGGCCAAAAAGGCCGAATTGAATTCAAGGTTGGCAAAAAAAAATTAAGATCAGGTCAAATAAATTCAAATTTTGGCCAGACTCAAAAAAACCGGGCACAAACAACAAGCGGAGTGATGCCCGGCATCCTGTCACCTCTGAGTTTTCCATCAGACTTTCATCCACAGTTGCCCGGCATGACACCGGCATTTCATTGCGGGCGCATGCTTAAAAAAAATTTTACATTTGACGATTTTGTTGTGGGGGACAATTCCAGTTTTGCATATACGGCCTCTTTATATCTGGCCCAGGGTAAACTTAACGGGACCGGCGTACTTTTTCTTTTGGGCAAGACAGGTCTTGGAAAAAGCCATCTGTCCCAGGCGGTCGGCCACCACATGCTCTCGCAAGACGGGGGCAAAAGGGTCTTTTATGTCACGGCCGAAGATTTCACCAATGAAATGATCTACTCCTTGAGAAATAATAGTATTGACCAGTTTAAGGAAAAATACCGTCTTAAATGTGATGTGCTGATCCTGGAAGATGTCCATTTTCTGACAGGAAAGTCCGCCACCCAGAAAGAACTTGCCATGACCCTGGACTATCTGATTGATGCAGATAAGAAAATTATTTTTTCAGGTTGTGAACGGCCTGATGAGATCCCTAAATTAAATGACAACCTGAAATCCAGGCTGAATATGGGGGTTGTCACGGAGATCAAGGCACCGGATTTTGGAACACGGGTAAAGATTTTAAATAAGAAATCCAAGGCTATTCAGTGTGTCCTGCCCACACCTGTGACCGAATATATTGCCCAGGAAGCGTGTAATGATGTTCGTCAGCTTGAAAGTGCGCTTTTAAGCGTTGTTACCCGGGGGCAGCTGATGAACCGGAAAATTGATATTGAGCTTGCCAGGAACGTGCTTGAAAAAATGACCGGGACGCGAAAACGCATAACCATTGATCTGATTAAAAAAATGGTCTGTGAAGCGTTTGAAGTTTCCGAACAGGAACTTGTGTCTAAATCCAGGAAGCAACGTATTGTCAAACCTCGTCAGGTGGCAATCTTTCTATCAAAGAAGTATACGGATCAGCCCATAAAAACAATTGGTGCCAGTTTTAAACGGTACCATGCAACGGCCATCTATTCCATTAATGCGGTTGAAAAGGAAATGGAACAAAAAGGTCAACGTTACGAACAGATCCGGTATCTGGCCGACAAGCTTGAATCCGGTAGCTTTTAA
- the hflX gene encoding GTPase HflX — MKRIVYGNLDGLNKAQINRIENLYNIKSPPEYILSPEAAIEIVDISRDIRRQVGLLLDRNGKVICVIAGEPQRIVIPVTPDYRPGPGRLKGLRCVHTHLSHEALTQDDLTDLALLRLDYITAICLNADGTPGPVYSAHILPDPEADPYRILPATSLDHLDTDCQAQILELESELSRHNRLYSGETGQENAFLINAATEGISSAHISMDELKELCKTSRIKVVGSAIQQRKKIDPKFVVGKGKLSELIIKAIQNYATLLVFDQELSPSQIRSITDFVEMKVIDRTQLILDIFAKQAKSSEGKYQVELAQLEYMLPRLITKNTAMSRLTGGIGGRGPGETKLEVNRRRARERITRLKKEIEKIRKQRKQQKARRKRKDLPVISIVGYTNAGKSTLLNTLTQSSIIAANRLFATLDPSSRRLRFPRDKEVIITDTVGFIQNLPKELLEAFHATLEELEQADVILHVIDISNPRYMQQKETVDQLLKSLNLNKIPTLYVFNKMDQADLSNFDSPWLLNQGILVSALEKASLAPLVEKLEAMV; from the coding sequence ATGAAACGAATTGTATACGGCAACCTTGACGGGCTCAACAAAGCCCAGATAAACCGGATTGAAAATCTTTACAATATCAAATCACCGCCGGAATATATTCTTTCCCCGGAGGCCGCCATTGAAATTGTTGACATAAGCCGGGATATCCGCCGCCAGGTCGGCCTTCTGCTGGATCGAAACGGAAAAGTCATCTGTGTCATTGCAGGGGAACCCCAACGCATTGTTATTCCGGTCACACCGGATTATCGACCCGGACCGGGCCGACTTAAGGGGCTGCGCTGCGTTCATACGCATCTGTCCCACGAGGCCTTGACACAGGATGATCTCACCGACCTTGCCCTTCTGCGCCTGGATTATATAACGGCCATCTGCCTGAATGCCGACGGAACACCCGGCCCTGTGTACTCTGCGCATATTCTGCCCGATCCTGAAGCAGACCCTTACAGAATTTTGCCCGCCACATCCCTTGACCATCTGGATACAGACTGCCAGGCTCAGATTCTTGAACTTGAATCCGAACTTTCCCGGCACAACCGCCTGTACAGCGGAGAAACCGGCCAAGAAAACGCCTTTTTGATCAATGCGGCAACGGAAGGTATCAGTTCCGCCCATATTTCAATGGATGAGCTCAAGGAATTATGCAAAACAAGCCGAATCAAGGTGGTGGGATCGGCCATTCAGCAAAGAAAAAAAATTGACCCTAAATTTGTGGTGGGCAAAGGTAAATTATCTGAACTGATTATTAAGGCCATCCAAAATTATGCCACATTACTCGTCTTTGACCAGGAGCTCAGTCCCTCCCAGATACGTTCCATCACCGATTTTGTGGAGATGAAGGTCATTGACCGCACCCAGCTGATACTGGATATTTTTGCCAAACAGGCCAAATCCAGTGAAGGCAAATACCAGGTGGAATTGGCCCAGCTTGAATATATGCTTCCCCGCCTGATCACCAAAAACACGGCCATGTCGAGGCTGACAGGCGGAATTGGCGGCAGAGGCCCCGGGGAAACCAAGCTTGAGGTCAACCGGCGCCGTGCCAGGGAGCGTATCACCCGGCTGAAAAAAGAGATCGAAAAAATCCGCAAACAGCGAAAACAGCAGAAAGCCAGACGAAAAAGAAAAGATCTGCCTGTCATCTCCATTGTAGGATATACCAATGCCGGCAAGTCAACATTGCTCAACACCCTGACCCAGAGCAGTATTATCGCAGCAAACCGGCTGTTTGCCACCCTGGACCCCTCCTCACGAAGGCTGAGGTTTCCCCGGGATAAGGAAGTGATCATCACGGACACAGTAGGCTTTATCCAGAATCTGCCCAAGGAGCTTTTAGAAGCATTTCACGCCACATTGGAAGAACTTGAGCAGGCAGATGTGATTCTTCATGTCATTGACATTTCAAATCCAAGGTACATGCAGCAAAAAGAGACCGTGGACCAATTGCTGAAATCTTTGAATCTTAATAAAATCCCCACACTGTATGTATTCAATAAAATGGATCAGGCTGATTTGAGCAATTTTGATTCACCCTGGCTTTTAAACCAGGGCATTCTGGTTTCAGCACTTGAAAAGGCAAGCCTTGCACCTTTGGTGGAAAAACTTGAAGCCATGGTATAA
- the dnaB gene encoding replicative DNA helicase, with the protein MAKKEPVKSDHLLNRTPPHDTDAEASLLSAIFINNDSLFDIIEILTPDDFYKGAHKKIFRAITELSRKEEPADLVTVANHLNEKDELEGVGGPAFLAAISDAAPVAVNAVHYARIIREKSTLRQLINTCSATIERCLEDRGDFKDILDESQASVLKIADRQSGSSFKPLSELINLNIDQLEELQGKEGGLAGLSTGYPRLDRITSGLQRSDLIILAARPSMGKTAFALNIARNVAFHYRKPVAVFSLEMSKEQLSMRLLTSEARVDANRLRSGVFSPEDWQNFTDAAGILNEIPIFIDDTPAISVMDLRAKVRKLFQANKEIGLVVIDYLQLMKSSIRSDRRDLEIADISRALKSLAKELSVPVLALSQLNRALEQRSDKRPMMSDLRESGAIEQDADIISFIYRDEVYNKEPDNPKKGTAEIIVAKNRNGSIGTAHMVFNGQYTRFEELAPEAYQGFK; encoded by the coding sequence ATGGCAAAAAAAGAACCCGTTAAATCAGACCACCTGCTTAACCGTACTCCGCCCCATGATACAGATGCAGAGGCATCGCTTCTGTCTGCCATCTTTATCAATAATGACAGCCTGTTTGACATTATTGAAATCCTCACTCCCGATGATTTTTACAAAGGAGCGCATAAAAAAATCTTCAGGGCCATCACAGAACTTTCCAGAAAAGAGGAACCTGCAGACCTTGTGACCGTTGCCAATCACCTTAATGAAAAAGATGAATTGGAAGGAGTTGGCGGGCCTGCTTTTCTTGCTGCAATTTCCGATGCCGCTCCGGTGGCGGTCAATGCCGTCCATTATGCCAGGATCATCCGTGAAAAATCCACTTTGCGGCAGCTTATCAATACCTGCTCTGCAACCATTGAACGCTGTCTTGAGGACAGGGGGGACTTTAAAGATATACTCGATGAGTCCCAGGCATCAGTCCTAAAAATTGCCGACCGTCAGTCCGGCAGTTCTTTTAAGCCCCTATCAGAGCTCATCAATCTGAATATTGACCAGTTAGAAGAGCTGCAGGGCAAGGAAGGCGGACTTGCGGGGCTTTCAACCGGATATCCAAGGCTGGACAGGATCACATCCGGACTGCAGCGTTCGGACCTGATTATTCTGGCTGCCCGCCCCTCCATGGGAAAAACTGCTTTTGCCCTGAACATCGCCAGAAATGTCGCGTTTCACTACCGCAAACCCGTGGCTGTGTTTTCCCTTGAAATGTCCAAAGAACAATTATCCATGCGGCTGTTAACTTCCGAAGCACGGGTGGATGCCAACCGGCTTCGCAGTGGGGTATTCAGTCCTGAAGACTGGCAGAATTTCACGGATGCCGCAGGCATTCTCAATGAGATTCCCATTTTCATTGATGATACGCCTGCCATATCGGTGATGGATCTTCGGGCCAAAGTCCGAAAACTGTTCCAGGCAAACAAAGAGATCGGCCTTGTGGTCATTGATTATCTGCAGTTAATGAAATCGTCCATCCGTTCCGACCGAAGGGATCTTGAGATTGCCGATATTTCAAGGGCGTTGAAATCCCTTGCCAAAGAACTCAGCGTTCCGGTTCTCGCGTTATCCCAGCTTAACCGAGCCCTTGAACAGCGCTCGGATAAACGGCCCATGATGTCTGACTTACGCGAATCAGGCGCCATCGAACAGGATGCGGATATTATCTCCTTTATTTACCGGGACGAGGTCTACAATAAAGAGCCGGACAATCCCAAAAAAGGAACTGCAGAGATCATTGTTGCAAAAAACCGTAACGGGAGCATTGGTACGGCACATATGGTGTTTAACGGCCAGTACACCCGATTTGAGGAACTGGCACCCGAAGCATACCAGGGGTTTAAATGA
- the rplI gene encoding 50S ribosomal protein L9 gives MKVILKETIDTLGIAGSECKVAEGYGRNYLLPQGKAVLATPANRKVMEQARAKLELQIAKERKIAEEMAAKVKDVAITIKAKVREEVYLYGSVTTHDIKEALDAQNIDVERRSILLAEPIKETGEYKVPIRLYKDVEPEITVTVVAEEKQDK, from the coding sequence ATGAAAGTAATATTAAAGGAAACCATCGACACTTTGGGTATCGCAGGTAGCGAGTGCAAGGTGGCGGAAGGCTATGGACGCAATTATCTGCTGCCCCAGGGTAAAGCGGTTCTTGCCACCCCTGCCAATCGCAAGGTTATGGAACAGGCCCGGGCTAAACTTGAACTTCAGATTGCCAAAGAAAGAAAGATTGCCGAAGAGATGGCAGCAAAAGTTAAAGACGTTGCGATCACCATCAAGGCCAAAGTCCGCGAAGAAGTTTATCTTTACGGTTCCGTAACCACCCATGACATAAAAGAAGCGTTGGATGCACAGAATATTGACGTTGAACGCCGTTCCATACTGCTTGCAGAACCTATCAAGGAGACTGGTGAATACAAGGTACCCATCCGTTTATATAAGGATGTTGAACCGGAAATCACCGTGACGGTTGTAGCAGAAGAAAAACAGGACAAATAG
- a CDS encoding DUF2232 domain-containing protein, which yields MPLSITHPVFIRDTLTGIIFCLLIYGVMLTFPLLGVFVLLFLPIPVLFYRLKLGRNSGALIAATSFFILVLMAKGVAFDTLYVGLLLATGMILGECLERHMSIQKAMGLTSLIAAGLVCAAIMAYTTSQGRTLSAIMTDYMNQSLSIAKQLSPEIGMDPDMTQKLISSMMIVMPGMFMISFMTTLWLNILIIRKLLRLKGITIKSIEHLNLYKAPYILVWAFIGCAIALMIPASPVKIVGINCLIVLMLVYFFQGIAVVSFFFQQKNTPMALRGFCYFLIAVQVYVLILVIGLGFFDNWIDFRKLSASPK from the coding sequence ATGCCATTATCCATCACACACCCCGTTTTCATCAGGGATACTTTGACAGGCATTATTTTCTGTCTGTTGATTTATGGTGTGATGTTGACATTCCCCCTGCTTGGTGTATTTGTTCTTCTGTTTCTGCCTATACCGGTGCTTTTTTATCGCCTTAAACTCGGCAGAAACAGTGGGGCTCTGATTGCAGCCACAAGCTTCTTTATACTTGTACTCATGGCCAAAGGCGTCGCTTTTGACACACTTTACGTTGGACTGCTCCTGGCAACGGGTATGATTTTAGGGGAATGCCTTGAGCGGCATATGAGTATTCAAAAAGCCATGGGATTGACCTCTCTAATAGCTGCAGGCCTTGTCTGTGCAGCGATTATGGCCTACACCACCAGCCAGGGACGGACATTATCCGCAATAATGACCGATTACATGAATCAGTCTTTGAGTATTGCCAAGCAACTCTCTCCTGAAATCGGAATGGATCCGGACATGACCCAAAAGCTGATATCATCCATGATGATTGTCATGCCGGGCATGTTCATGATTTCTTTTATGACAACCCTGTGGTTGAACATCCTGATTATCAGAAAGCTTTTAAGACTCAAGGGCATCACTATCAAAAGCATTGAGCACCTTAATCTTTACAAAGCACCGTACATACTGGTATGGGCATTTATCGGCTGCGCAATCGCTTTGATGATTCCCGCAAGTCCTGTGAAAATCGTTGGCATCAACTGCCTGATTGTTTTAATGCTTGTTTATTTTTTTCAAGGAATTGCAGTTGTCTCCTTTTTTTTTCAGCAAAAAAATACACCCATGGCGCTGAGAGGATTTTGTTATTTTCTCATTGCCGTGCAAGTGTATGTTTTAATCCTTGTCATTGGCCTTGGTTTTTTTGACAACTGGATTGATTTCAGGAAACTTTCTGCATCACCAAAATAA
- the rpsR gene encoding 30S ribosomal protein S18 has protein sequence MFKGHRGGGKNRFYQRRKICRFCVDSSMEIDYKNPKALKQFITERGKIIPRRITGTCAKHQRKLTIAIKQARQIALLPFVGRPLN, from the coding sequence ATGTTTAAAGGTCATAGAGGCGGCGGAAAAAACAGGTTCTATCAGCGCCGGAAAATATGCAGGTTCTGCGTGGACAGCTCCATGGAAATTGACTATAAAAATCCCAAAGCACTCAAACAGTTCATTACTGAACGGGGCAAAATCATCCCCCGCCGTATCACAGGAACCTGTGCGAAACATCAGCGCAAGCTGACAATCGCCATCAAGCAGGCCCGGCAGATTGCTCTTCTGCCGTTTGTGGGACGCCCCTTAAATTAA
- the rpsF gene encoding 30S ribosomal protein S6, whose protein sequence is MRKYETVFIADPDMSDQAREELFEKVKNIIDKEGGILLNFDEWGVKKLSYEIKKKLRGYYVCLTYGGTGELVTELERNFRLSDLVMKFMTILITEHVTEESLKQDAEQFKEAAKQAALATPQEEDQGGADEEDDLDEDNADDQDDEEETESEPAEESKE, encoded by the coding sequence ATGAGGAAGTACGAGACCGTATTCATTGCTGATCCTGACATGTCGGATCAGGCCCGTGAAGAACTGTTCGAAAAAGTCAAAAATATTATTGACAAGGAAGGTGGCATTCTTCTGAACTTTGATGAATGGGGCGTAAAAAAACTCTCCTATGAAATCAAAAAGAAATTGCGCGGGTATTATGTCTGCCTGACTTACGGCGGCACCGGCGAACTTGTCACGGAGCTTGAGAGAAACTTTCGCTTAAGTGATCTTGTTATGAAGTTTATGACTATCCTTATCACGGAACACGTCACCGAAGAATCTCTTAAACAAGACGCTGAGCAGTTTAAAGAAGCAGCCAAGCAAGCTGCATTAGCCACACCCCAGGAAGAAGATCAAGGGGGCGCGGATGAAGAAGACGATTTGGATGAAGATAATGCAGATGATCAGGACGATGAGGAAGAGACCGAATCTGAACCTGCCGAAGAATCCAAAGAATAA
- the brxL gene encoding BREX system Lon protease-like protein BrxL, whose amino-acid sequence MDALDKKLISEFGGKVVRKDLLHRIKKGTNVPTFVLEFLLARYCASDEPAEIQAGLEAVLETLNDNYVRPNEANKAQSKVATKGKYRFIDKVHVNYVEKDRRHWAALENFDSRRIAIAHKYFDENDRLLQGGLWAEVTIAYNEIEDDAYAFYVEDLRPIQLSRFDFNRYCEGRSAFSRDAWIDIILRSVGLEPTVLSHRLKLHFIARLFPLVEPNFNFIELGPRGTGKSYFFSEFSPYSTLISGGQATKATLFYNNQRKKIGLVGFWDTVAFDEVGGIKVKDQDTIQIMKDFMANGRFSRGVEVIADASMAFVGNLDLSVQQIVHSEVYDLFQPLPKEFDLAVMDRFALYLPGWEMPKNSSEFLTKNYGFITDYLAEAFHHQLKHTNRYEEVSKRIRLGKSVEGRDEKGIKKTVASFLKILHPAGDVSDKEFEEYVTYAIECRRRVKEQMNKRKSDDEFAKINLSYINNQDEEIVVYCPESKTAEATQDPVRKDIHDGEGAKESSQRKPAEKKIAPEPEHKKLPEPEEQPSPDIIIKENAQEPNAQHFTIQYGATGYSYESILSPYLTGAKTIEIEDPYIRANHQVQNFIRFCEAVVKTPTIQKISLCTGYDDQTDLKELSDRLNDVKQSLIELDIQLDININEHLHDREIRIDNGWTIKIGRGLDLYQKPDSWYSVGVYDQSLKKCLETKIDIFKRDAEPGEQ is encoded by the coding sequence ATGGACGCATTAGATAAAAAGCTGATTTCAGAGTTTGGCGGGAAAGTGGTTCGCAAAGACCTGCTCCACCGCATCAAAAAAGGCACCAATGTGCCCACCTTTGTGCTGGAGTTTTTGCTGGCTCGGTATTGCGCCAGTGATGAACCCGCTGAAATCCAGGCCGGGCTTGAAGCTGTTCTGGAAACGCTCAACGACAATTATGTGCGTCCCAACGAGGCCAACAAAGCCCAATCCAAGGTGGCTACCAAAGGCAAATACCGGTTTATCGATAAAGTCCATGTCAACTATGTGGAAAAAGACCGGCGGCATTGGGCTGCGCTTGAGAATTTCGACTCCAGGCGGATTGCCATTGCCCATAAATATTTTGATGAGAATGACCGGTTGCTCCAGGGCGGTTTGTGGGCGGAAGTCACCATTGCCTACAATGAGATTGAAGATGATGCCTATGCGTTTTATGTGGAAGACCTGCGTCCGATTCAGCTCAGCCGTTTCGATTTTAACCGGTATTGTGAAGGAAGAAGCGCGTTCAGCCGGGATGCGTGGATAGATATTATTCTGCGCTCCGTAGGACTGGAACCCACGGTTTTATCCCATCGTCTGAAACTGCACTTCATTGCCCGGTTGTTTCCGCTGGTGGAGCCCAACTTTAATTTTATTGAGTTGGGTCCCCGCGGCACCGGCAAATCATACTTTTTCAGTGAATTTTCTCCGTATTCAACTCTGATCAGCGGCGGCCAGGCTACCAAGGCAACCTTGTTTTATAACAATCAGCGAAAAAAGATAGGACTGGTCGGGTTCTGGGATACCGTGGCTTTTGACGAAGTCGGAGGGATCAAGGTAAAAGACCAGGATACCATTCAGATCATGAAGGATTTTATGGCCAACGGCCGGTTCTCCCGGGGAGTCGAGGTAATTGCCGACGCATCCATGGCCTTTGTCGGGAACCTGGACCTGTCCGTCCAGCAAATTGTCCATTCAGAGGTTTATGACCTTTTTCAGCCCCTTCCCAAAGAATTTGATTTAGCCGTAATGGATCGATTTGCACTTTATCTGCCCGGCTGGGAGATGCCTAAAAACAGCAGTGAGTTTCTAACCAAAAACTATGGGTTTATCACTGACTATCTTGCCGAAGCATTTCACCATCAGCTCAAGCACACCAACCGGTATGAAGAGGTCAGCAAACGCATTCGTCTTGGAAAATCCGTTGAAGGTCGGGATGAAAAAGGCATAAAAAAGACGGTGGCATCTTTCCTGAAGATCCTTCATCCGGCCGGAGACGTCTCAGATAAAGAATTTGAAGAATATGTCACCTATGCCATTGAATGCCGCCGGCGTGTTAAAGAACAGATGAATAAACGCAAATCAGATGATGAGTTTGCAAAAATCAATTTGTCGTATATTAACAATCAAGACGAAGAAATTGTTGTGTACTGCCCGGAATCAAAAACAGCCGAAGCCACCCAGGATCCTGTCAGAAAGGATATCCACGATGGTGAAGGGGCCAAGGAAAGCAGTCAGCGCAAACCCGCAGAAAAAAAGATTGCTCCAGAACCAGAGCATAAAAAACTGCCGGAACCGGAAGAACAACCAAGTCCGGATATCATCATAAAAGAGAACGCCCAAGAACCCAACGCGCAACATTTTACCATCCAGTATGGTGCGACAGGCTACAGCTATGAATCCATTCTCTCCCCGTATCTGACAGGGGCTAAAACCATAGAGATAGAAGATCCTTACATCCGGGCAAACCATCAGGTCCAGAATTTCATCAGGTTTTGTGAAGCAGTTGTCAAAACACCGACAATCCAAAAAATTTCACTTTGCACAGGTTACGATGATCAGACTGATTTAAAAGAGCTTTCAGACCGGCTCAATGATGTAAAACAAAGTCTTATAGAACTGGATATCCAACTTGATATCAACATAAACGAACATCTCCATGACCGTGAAATCAGGATCGACAATGGCTGGACAATTAAAATCGGCCGTGGACTGGATCTGTATCAAAAACCAGATTCCTGGTATAGCGTTGGTGTTTATGACCAATCCCTTAAAAAATGCCTTGAAACCAAAATTGATATTTTTAAACGAGACGCAGAGCCGGGGGAACAGTAA